The Azospirillum baldaniorum genome contains a region encoding:
- the ccoN gene encoding cytochrome-c oxidase, cbb3-type subunit I has product MTSATLTPGAALGSQRVSENVRYYEDAVRLFVIAAVFWGVVGFLAGVFIALQLAFPALNLGLEWTSFGRLRPVHTSAVIFAFGGNVLFATSLYSVQRTSRQFLFGGEGLTKFVFWNYNIFIVLAALSYVLGYTQGKEYAEPEWILDLYLTVIWVLYAIQFVGTVMTRKESHIYVANWFFMAFILTVAILHIGNNVNVPVSLTGMKSYPFVSGVQSAMVQWWYGHNAVGFFLTAGFLGIMYYFVPKRAERPVYSYRLSIVHFWTLIFLYIWAGPHHLHYTALPDWAQTLGMTFSVMLWMPSWGGMINGIMTLSGAWDKLRTDPVLRFLVTSVAFYGMSTFEGPLMSVKPVNALSHYTDWTIGHVHSGALGWVAFISFGAIYYLVPVLWKRSQLYSLRLVSYHFWTATIGIVLYITAMWVSGIMQGLMWRAYDNLGFLQYSFVETVAAMHPFYVIRALGGVLFLAGALIMVYNLWRTAKGDVRIEKPYASAPHKAAVGAA; this is encoded by the coding sequence ATGACATCAGCGACTCTGACGCCAGGGGCCGCCCTGGGCAGCCAGCGGGTGTCGGAAAATGTGCGTTACTACGAAGACGCCGTCCGACTCTTCGTCATCGCTGCAGTGTTCTGGGGCGTCGTCGGCTTCCTGGCCGGCGTCTTCATCGCGCTGCAGCTCGCTTTTCCGGCGCTGAATCTCGGCCTTGAGTGGACGAGCTTCGGGCGCCTGCGGCCGGTCCACACGTCGGCCGTGATCTTCGCGTTCGGCGGCAACGTCCTGTTCGCCACCTCGCTCTACTCCGTGCAGCGCACCAGCCGCCAGTTCCTGTTCGGCGGCGAGGGCCTCACGAAGTTCGTCTTCTGGAACTACAACATCTTCATCGTCCTGGCGGCGCTCAGCTACGTGCTCGGCTACACCCAGGGCAAGGAGTATGCGGAGCCGGAGTGGATCCTCGACCTCTACCTGACGGTCATCTGGGTCCTCTACGCCATCCAGTTCGTCGGCACGGTGATGACCCGCAAGGAGTCGCACATCTACGTCGCCAACTGGTTCTTCATGGCGTTCATCCTGACCGTCGCGATCCTCCACATCGGCAACAACGTCAACGTCCCGGTGTCGCTGACCGGGATGAAGTCCTACCCGTTCGTCTCGGGCGTGCAGAGCGCCATGGTGCAGTGGTGGTACGGCCACAACGCGGTCGGCTTCTTCCTGACCGCCGGCTTCCTCGGCATCATGTACTACTTCGTTCCGAAGCGCGCGGAGCGGCCGGTCTATTCATACCGCCTGTCGATCGTGCACTTCTGGACGCTGATCTTCCTCTACATCTGGGCCGGCCCGCACCACCTGCACTACACGGCCCTGCCGGACTGGGCGCAGACGCTGGGCATGACCTTCTCGGTCATGCTGTGGATGCCGTCCTGGGGCGGCATGATCAACGGCATCATGACCCTGTCGGGTGCCTGGGACAAGCTGCGCACCGACCCGGTCCTGCGCTTCCTCGTGACGTCGGTGGCCTTCTACGGCATGTCGACCTTCGAGGGCCCGCTGATGTCGGTGAAGCCGGTCAACGCCCTGTCGCACTACACCGACTGGACGATCGGCCACGTGCACTCCGGTGCGCTCGGCTGGGTGGCCTTCATCTCCTTCGGCGCGATCTACTATCTGGTCCCGGTCCTGTGGAAGCGCTCGCAGCTCTACAGCCTGCGTCTGGTCAGCTATCACTTCTGGACCGCCACCATCGGCATCGTGCTCTACATCACCGCCATGTGGGTGTCGGGCATCATGCAGGGCCTGATGTGGCGCGCCTACGACAACCTCGGCTTCCTCCAGTACTCGTTCGTCGAGACGGTCGCGGCCATGCATCCCTTCTACGTGATCCGTGCTCTGGGCGGCGTCCTGTTCCTGGCTGGTGCCCTGATCATGGTCTACAACCTGTGGCGCACGGCCAAGGGTGACGTCCGCATCGAGAAGCCCTATGCCTCCGCCCCGCACAAGGCGGCGGTCGGTGCGGCCTGA
- the ccoO gene encoding cytochrome-c oxidase, cbb3-type subunit II, which produces MAEQKKGFSHDTIERNTLLLIVLILITVSIGGLVQIVPLFTIESTIEKVDGVRPYSPLELAGQNIYFREGCYNCHSQQIRPFRDEVERYGHYSLAAESMYDHPFQWGSKRTGPDLARVGGKYSNDWQVAHLVDPRAVVPESIMPGYAWMKDRPLKYTDIQDHMKTLRIVGVPYSDEQIASAKADLEAQKNPDADTAGLMKRYPKAVVANFTGNKGVTEMDALVAYLQVLGTMVDFTKYQSPKQLQQ; this is translated from the coding sequence ATGGCTGAGCAAAAAAAGGGCTTTAGTCACGACACGATCGAGCGGAACACGCTTCTGCTCATCGTTCTGATCCTGATCACTGTGTCGATCGGCGGCCTCGTCCAGATCGTCCCGCTGTTCACGATCGAGTCGACGATCGAGAAGGTGGATGGGGTCCGTCCCTACTCGCCGCTCGAACTGGCTGGCCAGAACATCTACTTCCGCGAAGGCTGCTACAACTGCCACAGCCAGCAGATCCGTCCGTTCCGCGATGAGGTGGAGCGTTACGGTCACTACTCGCTGGCCGCGGAAAGCATGTACGACCATCCCTTCCAGTGGGGCTCCAAGCGCACCGGTCCGGACCTGGCCCGCGTGGGTGGCAAGTACTCCAACGACTGGCAGGTGGCCCATCTGGTCGATCCGCGCGCCGTGGTGCCGGAGTCGATCATGCCGGGCTACGCCTGGATGAAGGACCGTCCGCTGAAGTACACCGACATCCAGGATCACATGAAGACCCTGCGCATCGTCGGCGTCCCCTACTCGGACGAGCAGATCGCCAGCGCCAAGGCCGACCTCGAAGCGCAGAAGAACCCGGACGCCGACACGGCCGGTCTGATGAAGCGCTACCCGAAGGCCGTCGTGGCCAACTTCACGGGCAACAAGGGCGTCACCGAAATGGACGCGCTGGTGGCCTACCTGCAGGTCCTGGGCACCATGGTGGACTTCACCAAGTACCAGTCGCCCAAGCAGCTCCAGCAGTAA
- a CDS encoding cbb3-type cytochrome c oxidase subunit 3: MDLDSITVALRSFWTVWLALLFTGIVVYAMWPGNRGKFEDASRIPLKEDGQEF, encoded by the coding sequence ATGGACTTGGATTCGATCACTGTCGCCCTGCGGTCCTTCTGGACCGTCTGGCTGGCCCTGCTCTTCACCGGCATCGTGGTCTACGCCATGTGGCCAGGCAACCGGGGCAAGTTCGAAGACGCCTCCCGGATCCCGCTCAAGGAAGATGGTCAGGAGTTTTAG
- the ccoP gene encoding cytochrome-c oxidase, cbb3-type subunit III, which yields MAQKEKDALSGVETTGHEWDGLRELNNPLPKWWLYIFYVCIAWSLVYYVLYPAWPLGKSYTKGLLGYSQREELVQKVADGKKAQEKYLTAIAATSVEDIQKNKDLLAFAMAGGRSYFNENCAACHGAGGQGAKGFPTLADDVWLWGGTSADIYKTIQHGIRADDGDTRGTVGIGMTAFGRDGILNREQIGQVAEYVLSLNKRSTDAAAAEKGKTVYEENCAACHGDSAQGSVAVGMDVGAPPLVTANWLYGGDKATLVETITNGRAGVMPAWSKRLDDATIKSLAVYVHNLGGGK from the coding sequence ATGGCACAGAAAGAAAAGGACGCCCTTTCCGGCGTCGAGACCACCGGCCACGAGTGGGACGGCCTGCGGGAGCTGAACAACCCCCTGCCCAAGTGGTGGCTGTACATCTTCTACGTCTGCATCGCGTGGTCCCTCGTCTACTACGTGCTCTACCCGGCCTGGCCGCTGGGCAAGAGCTACACGAAGGGCCTGCTCGGCTACTCGCAGCGCGAGGAGCTGGTGCAGAAGGTCGCCGACGGCAAGAAGGCTCAGGAAAAGTACCTGACGGCCATCGCGGCGACCTCGGTCGAGGACATCCAGAAGAACAAGGACCTCCTTGCCTTCGCGATGGCCGGCGGCCGCTCCTACTTCAACGAGAACTGCGCGGCCTGCCACGGCGCCGGCGGTCAGGGCGCCAAGGGCTTCCCGACGCTCGCCGACGACGTGTGGCTGTGGGGCGGCACTTCCGCCGACATCTACAAGACCATCCAGCACGGCATCCGTGCGGATGACGGCGACACCCGCGGGACGGTCGGCATCGGCATGACCGCCTTCGGCCGGGACGGCATCCTGAACCGCGAGCAGATCGGTCAGGTCGCCGAGTACGTCCTGTCGCTGAACAAGCGGTCGACCGACGCGGCGGCTGCCGAGAAGGGCAAGACCGTCTATGAAGAGAACTGCGCCGCCTGCCACGGCGACAGCGCGCAGGGCTCGGTCGCGGTCGGCATGGACGTCGGCGCTCCGCCGCTCGTCACGGCCAACTGGCTCTATGGCGGCGACAAGGCCACGCTGGTGGAGACCATCACGAACGGCCGCGCCGGCGTGATGCCCGCCTGGTCGAAGCGTCTGGACGACGCGACGATCAAGTCGCTGGCCGTCTACGTCCACAACCTGGGCGGCGGCAAGTAA
- the ccoG gene encoding cytochrome c oxidase accessory protein CcoG: MSTTTEQQPPRSDRLDSDRLDSDRLERPAAGDAPVAAPPKAQRRASRSMYQKHAKVYPKAVHGPFRRIKWAALAVLLAIYYVLPWVRWDRGPNAPDQAVLLDLANRRFYLFFVELWPQQIYYLTGALILAALGLFLATSLAGRVWCGYACPQTVWTDLYVWVERLVEGDRGERIRLDQGPWTARKAGRKVLKNLIWLLIALATGGAWIFYFTDAPTLLGEMLCFEVSSTALGFIGLFTATTYLLAGFAREQVCTYMCPWPRFQSAMIDEDSLIVTYQDWRGEGRSLMRKSQSWEERRAEGLGDCIDCFNCVQVCPAGIDIRDGLQMQCIGCGLCIDACDEIMTKVGRPAGLIKFDTQTSQVAIATGGQPVPFRLLRPRTILYTLMMLVIAGGIGVGLLLKPGLDISVLRDRAPLFVALSDGSVRNAYTFKISNMTRDPRAYTLAVSGVAGASLSVAGDGQDEQAGTQRLTADPDMVATYRIFVTAPRTGLQGASQPLTFRLTSADGEVATYDSVFMGPAN; the protein is encoded by the coding sequence ATGAGCACGACCACCGAACAGCAACCGCCTCGAAGCGACCGATTGGATAGCGATCGGTTGGACAGCGATCGGTTGGAACGCCCGGCCGCCGGGGACGCGCCCGTCGCCGCCCCGCCGAAGGCGCAGCGTCGCGCGTCGCGCTCCATGTACCAGAAGCACGCCAAGGTCTATCCCAAGGCGGTGCACGGACCCTTCCGCCGCATCAAATGGGCGGCGCTGGCGGTTCTCCTGGCGATCTACTACGTGCTGCCCTGGGTCCGCTGGGACCGCGGGCCGAACGCGCCCGACCAGGCGGTTCTGCTCGACCTCGCCAACCGCCGCTTCTACCTGTTCTTCGTGGAGCTGTGGCCGCAGCAGATCTACTACCTGACCGGCGCGCTGATCCTGGCGGCGCTGGGCCTCTTCCTGGCGACCTCGCTGGCCGGCCGCGTCTGGTGCGGCTACGCCTGCCCGCAGACGGTGTGGACCGACCTGTATGTCTGGGTCGAACGGCTGGTCGAGGGCGACCGCGGCGAGCGCATCCGCCTCGACCAGGGTCCCTGGACCGCCCGCAAGGCCGGGCGCAAGGTGTTGAAGAACCTGATCTGGCTGCTGATCGCCCTGGCGACCGGCGGCGCCTGGATATTCTACTTCACCGACGCCCCGACGCTGCTCGGCGAGATGCTGTGCTTCGAGGTGTCCTCGACCGCCCTCGGCTTCATCGGCCTGTTCACCGCCACCACCTATCTGCTGGCCGGTTTCGCGCGGGAGCAGGTCTGCACCTACATGTGCCCGTGGCCGCGCTTCCAGTCGGCGATGATCGACGAGGACAGCCTGATCGTCACCTACCAGGACTGGCGCGGCGAAGGCCGCAGCCTGATGCGCAAGTCGCAGAGTTGGGAGGAGCGCAGGGCCGAAGGTCTGGGCGACTGCATCGACTGCTTCAACTGCGTCCAGGTCTGCCCCGCCGGCATCGACATCCGCGACGGTCTGCAGATGCAGTGCATCGGCTGCGGCCTGTGCATCGACGCCTGCGACGAGATCATGACCAAGGTCGGGCGGCCGGCCGGCCTCATCAAATTCGACACCCAGACCAGCCAAGTGGCCATCGCCACCGGCGGGCAACCGGTGCCCTTCCGCCTGCTGCGCCCGCGCACGATCCTCTACACGCTGATGATGCTGGTCATCGCCGGCGGCATCGGGGTCGGGCTGCTGCTGAAGCCGGGGCTGGACATCAGCGTCCTGCGCGACCGCGCCCCGCTGTTCGTGGCGCTGTCCGACGGGTCTGTGCGCAACGCCTACACCTTCAAGATCTCCAACATGACCCGCGACCCGCGCGCCTACACGCTGGCGGTGTCCGGCGTGGCGGGGGCCAGCCTGTCGGTGGCCGGCGACGGTCAGGACGAGCAGGCCGGCACCCAGCGCCTGACCGCCGATCCGGACATGGTGGCGACCTACAGAATTTTCGTGACCGCGCCGCGCACCGGTTTGCAAGGCGCCTCCCAGCCCCTTACCTTCAGGCTTACCTCGGCCGATGGTGAGGTGGCGACCTATGACTCCGTCTTCATGGGGCCGGCCAACTGA
- a CDS encoding FixH family protein, producing MTLSTDAGTRRTPPRRNGRQPGWYIPWIFVAGFAVVIAVNGVMLHFALSSWTGVQTEQHFMKGLKYNEDLAGARAQAERGWKVATDFTSTEAQKGILALTLHDKYGNLLKDAEVKVAFIRPTSEGHDVRLDLPYLGEGRFAAPVTLPLPGQWDLRVEIHHATGDYQDEQRLFVK from the coding sequence ATGACGCTGTCCACCGACGCCGGAACCCGCCGCACCCCGCCCCGCCGGAACGGCCGCCAGCCCGGCTGGTACATCCCCTGGATCTTCGTGGCCGGATTCGCCGTCGTGATCGCGGTCAACGGCGTGATGCTGCACTTCGCCCTGTCGAGCTGGACCGGCGTCCAGACCGAGCAGCATTTCATGAAGGGCCTGAAATACAACGAGGATCTGGCCGGCGCCCGCGCCCAGGCCGAGCGCGGCTGGAAGGTCGCCACCGACTTCACCAGCACCGAGGCGCAGAAGGGCATCCTGGCGCTGACGCTGCACGACAAGTACGGCAACCTGCTGAAGGACGCCGAGGTGAAGGTCGCCTTCATCCGCCCGACCAGCGAGGGCCACGACGTGCGCCTCGACCTGCCCTATCTGGGCGAGGGCCGCTTCGCCGCCCCGGTGACGCTGCCGCTGCCCGGCCAGTGGGACCTGCGCGTGGAAATCCACCACGCCACGGGCGACTACCAGGACGAACAGCGCCTCTTCGTCAAGTAA
- a CDS encoding heavy metal translocating P-type ATPase has product MTVCLHCGQEHPEGTGTTASDGAGPFCCTGCAAAYDLVRGLGLERYYERRCVDPAARPLRPDGEAPPLDYAPHARPGADGTASLHLMIDGLQCAACVWLIETALARQPGVTHARLNMTTRRLSVTWRAAETDANTVVDTVARIGYRAVPFDPERLGDAQAKTEKELLRALAVAGFGASNVMLLSVSVWAGHATGMGSATRDLMHWLSALVCMPAIAYALRPFARSAFQALRRGRTNMDVPITIGVLLATSMSLFETINSGQHAYFDGAMMLLFFLLIGRYLDQRARGRARSAAEQLLGLHATSVTVLNEDGRSAIVPPDQVSPGSTILVAVGERVAVDGTVADGVSDLDTALITGETVPGSVRPGDRVFAGMLNLTAPLRVTVTAVGEGTLLAEIVRLMEVAEQGRAKYVAIADRVSRHYAPVVHVAALGTFLGWLLLGGLPWQDSLMNAVAVLIITCPCALALAVPVVQVIASGRLMRQGILLKTATALERLAVIDTVVFDKTGTLTEGRPVPQLDGVAEDDLRLAAALAGASRHPLARALTRALPNVPVAAGVREIPGAGLALDGPALNGFGGEIRLGSRAFTGAPDAAEDAAGPELWLARPGAAPVRITFLDAPRADAAAVVRGLKARGLDVRLLSGDRRGAVAAVAAQLGIEDWRAGQTPADKTAVLDALAAEGRKVLMVGDGLNDAPALAAASVSMSPSTAVDVSQTAADVVFQGRRLRPILEAFEVSRRSGRLVRQNFGIALVYNLFAVPIAMAGMLTPLLAALAMSSSSLIVIANALRLSRGAVTKDLTDDRASLSDRDRAEPGADGPGGVPVGSQVRAV; this is encoded by the coding sequence ATGACCGTCTGCCTCCACTGCGGGCAGGAGCATCCCGAGGGCACCGGCACCACCGCCTCCGACGGCGCCGGCCCCTTCTGCTGCACCGGCTGCGCGGCGGCCTACGACCTCGTCCGCGGGCTCGGGCTGGAACGCTACTACGAGCGGCGTTGCGTCGATCCCGCCGCCCGGCCCCTGCGCCCCGACGGCGAGGCGCCGCCGCTCGACTACGCCCCCCACGCCAGGCCGGGAGCCGACGGCACCGCCTCGCTGCACCTGATGATCGACGGGCTGCAATGCGCGGCCTGCGTCTGGCTGATCGAGACGGCGCTGGCCCGCCAGCCGGGGGTGACGCACGCGCGGCTGAACATGACGACGCGCCGCCTCTCGGTGACGTGGCGCGCGGCCGAGACCGACGCCAACACGGTCGTCGACACCGTCGCCCGCATCGGCTACCGCGCCGTGCCCTTCGACCCGGAGCGGCTGGGCGACGCCCAGGCGAAGACGGAGAAGGAGCTTCTGCGCGCGCTGGCCGTCGCCGGATTCGGCGCCAGCAACGTCATGCTGCTGTCGGTGTCGGTCTGGGCCGGGCACGCGACGGGCATGGGCTCCGCCACCCGCGACCTGATGCACTGGCTGTCGGCGCTGGTCTGCATGCCGGCCATCGCCTACGCCCTGCGGCCCTTCGCGCGCTCCGCCTTCCAGGCGCTGCGCCGCGGGCGCACGAACATGGACGTGCCGATCACCATCGGCGTCCTGCTCGCCACCAGCATGAGCCTGTTCGAGACCATCAACAGCGGCCAGCACGCCTATTTCGACGGCGCGATGATGCTGCTGTTCTTCCTGCTGATCGGCCGCTACCTCGACCAGCGGGCGCGCGGCCGGGCGCGCTCGGCGGCGGAACAGCTTCTCGGCCTGCACGCCACCTCGGTGACCGTGCTCAACGAGGACGGGCGCAGCGCCATCGTCCCGCCGGATCAGGTCAGCCCCGGCTCCACCATCCTGGTGGCGGTGGGCGAGCGGGTCGCGGTCGACGGCACGGTGGCCGACGGCGTGTCCGACCTCGACACCGCCCTGATCACCGGCGAGACGGTGCCGGGCAGCGTGCGCCCCGGCGACCGCGTGTTCGCCGGCATGCTGAACCTCACCGCCCCGCTGCGCGTGACCGTCACCGCGGTGGGCGAGGGCACGCTGCTGGCCGAGATCGTCCGGCTGATGGAGGTGGCGGAGCAGGGCCGCGCCAAATACGTCGCCATCGCCGACCGGGTGTCGCGCCATTACGCCCCGGTCGTCCATGTGGCGGCGCTGGGCACCTTCCTGGGCTGGCTGCTGCTCGGCGGGCTGCCCTGGCAGGATTCGCTGATGAACGCCGTTGCCGTGCTGATCATCACCTGCCCCTGCGCGCTGGCGCTCGCCGTGCCGGTGGTGCAGGTGATCGCCAGCGGGCGGCTGATGAGGCAGGGCATCCTGCTGAAGACCGCCACGGCGCTGGAGCGGCTGGCCGTCATCGACACGGTGGTCTTCGACAAGACCGGCACGCTGACCGAGGGGCGGCCCGTTCCGCAGCTCGACGGCGTGGCCGAGGACGACCTGCGCCTCGCCGCGGCGCTCGCCGGGGCCAGCCGCCACCCGCTGGCCCGCGCCCTGACCCGCGCGCTGCCCAATGTTCCCGTCGCCGCCGGCGTGCGCGAGATTCCCGGCGCCGGCCTCGCCCTGGATGGCCCAGCCCTGAATGGCTTTGGGGGGGAGATCCGGCTGGGCAGCCGTGCCTTCACCGGCGCGCCGGACGCGGCGGAGGACGCCGCGGGACCGGAGCTGTGGCTGGCCCGCCCCGGCGCCGCGCCGGTCCGCATCACCTTCCTCGACGCGCCGCGCGCCGACGCCGCGGCGGTGGTGCGCGGGCTGAAGGCGCGGGGCCTGGACGTCCGGCTGCTGTCCGGCGACCGCCGCGGCGCCGTGGCCGCGGTGGCTGCGCAGCTGGGCATCGAGGACTGGCGGGCCGGCCAGACGCCCGCCGACAAGACCGCCGTTCTGGACGCGCTCGCCGCCGAGGGCCGCAAGGTGCTGATGGTCGGCGACGGGCTGAACGACGCCCCGGCTCTGGCCGCGGCCAGCGTGTCGATGTCGCCGTCCACCGCGGTGGACGTCAGCCAGACCGCCGCCGACGTGGTGTTCCAGGGCCGCCGCCTGCGCCCCATCCTGGAGGCGTTCGAGGTGTCCCGCCGCTCCGGACGGCTGGTGCGCCAGAATTTCGGCATCGCGCTGGTCTACAACCTGTTCGCGGTGCCCATCGCCATGGCGGGCATGCTGACGCCGCTGCTGGCGGCGCTGGCCATGTCCTCCTCCTCCCTGATCGTTATCGCCAACGCCCTGCGGCTCAGCCGCGGCGCGGTGACCAAGGACCTGACCGATGACCGAGCTTCTCTATCTGATCGCGATCGCGCTGAGCCTGGGGCTGATGGGCCTGGGGGCGTTCCTGTGGGCTCTCAAGTCCGGGCAGTTTGA
- the ccoS gene encoding cbb3-type cytochrome oxidase assembly protein CcoS: MGLGAFLWALKSGQFDDLDGAAHRILFDDEPPRPNAEPSAPPKGR; this comes from the coding sequence ATGGGCCTGGGGGCGTTCCTGTGGGCTCTCAAGTCCGGGCAGTTTGACGATCTGGACGGGGCCGCCCACCGCATCCTGTTCGACGACGAGCCGCCGCGCCCGAACGCCGAGCCGTCGGCCCCGCCCAAAGGGCGCTGA
- a CDS encoding Crp/Fnr family transcriptional regulator, with translation MRSLTVCAALDPEELRRLADILQTSRVEAGQTLFSEGDAADALYNVTAGTVKLYKLLPDGRRQITGFLVTGDFLGLAVNESYAYTAETVTAATLCRFPRKKIDALMDEFPKMQRRLFSMASNELAAAQDQMLLLGRKTAKEKICSFLLMLSQRAARRGHKENPVYVPMSRADIADYLGLTTETVSRTFTQLKTAGVISLQEGNKVLISDMDAIYDMAEGC, from the coding sequence GTGCGCAGTCTGACCGTCTGCGCCGCTCTGGACCCCGAGGAACTGCGCCGTCTCGCCGACATCCTGCAGACATCCCGCGTCGAAGCCGGCCAAACCCTGTTCAGCGAAGGCGACGCGGCGGACGCGCTCTACAACGTCACCGCCGGCACCGTGAAGCTTTACAAGCTGTTGCCGGACGGGCGCCGCCAGATCACCGGCTTCCTCGTCACCGGCGACTTCCTGGGGCTGGCCGTCAACGAGAGCTACGCCTACACGGCGGAGACGGTCACGGCGGCGACGCTCTGCCGCTTCCCGCGCAAGAAGATCGACGCGCTGATGGACGAGTTCCCGAAGATGCAGCGCCGTCTCTTCTCCATGGCCTCGAACGAGCTGGCGGCGGCGCAGGACCAGATGCTCCTGCTCGGCCGCAAGACGGCGAAGGAGAAGATCTGCTCCTTCCTGCTGATGCTGTCCCAGCGCGCCGCCCGGCGCGGGCACAAGGAAAACCCCGTCTACGTGCCGATGAGCCGGGCCGACATCGCCGATTACCTGGGCCTGACCACCGAGACGGTCAGCCGCACCTTCACCCAGCTGAAGACCGCCGGCGTGATCTCGCTGCAGGAAGGCAACAAGGTCCTGATCAGCGACATGGACGCCATCTACGACATGGCCGAGGGCTGCTGA